One genomic window of Canis lupus baileyi chromosome 24, mCanLup2.hap1, whole genome shotgun sequence includes the following:
- the VPS36 gene encoding vacuolar protein-sorting-associated protein 36 isoform X7 yields MAILLSQIVFIEEQAAGIGKSAKIVVHLHPPPSNKEPGPFQSSKNSYIKLSFKEHGQIEFYRRLSEEMTQRRWENMPVSQSLQTNRGPQPGRIRAVGIVGIERKLEEKRKETDKNISEAFEDLSKLMVKAKEMVELSKSIANKIKDKQGDITEDETIRFKSYLLSMGIANPVTRETYGSGTQYHMQLAKQLAGILQGPLEERGGIMSLTEVYCLVNRARGMELLSPEDLVNACKMLEALKLPLRLRVFDSGVMVIELQSHKEEEMVASALETVSEKGSLTSEEFAKLVGMSVLLAKERLLLAEKMGHLCRDDSVEGLRFYPNLFMTQS; encoded by the exons TGCCAAAATAGTGGTTCATCTTCACCCACCTCCATCCAACAAAGAACCTGGTCCGTTCCAGAGTAGTAAGAACTCCTACATCAAACTATCCTTCAAAGAACATGGCCAGATTGAG TTTTACAGGCGTTTATCTGAGGAAATGACACAGAGAAGATGGGAGAATATGCCAGTTTCCCAGTCATTGCAAACAAATAGAGGACCCCAG CCAGGAAGAATAAGAGCTGTAGGAATTGTAGGCATCGAAaggaaattggaagaaaaaaggaaagaaactgacaAAAACATTTCTGAG GCTTTTGAAGACCTCAGCAAGCTAATGGTCAAG GCTAAGGAAATGGTGGAGTTATCAAAATCAATTGctaataaaattaaagacaagCAAGGTGACATCACAGAAGATGAG ACCATCAGGTTTAAATCCTATTTGCTGAGCATGGGAATAGCTAACCCAGTTACTAGGGAAACCTATGGCTCCGGCACACAGTACCACATGCAGCTGGCCAAACAGCTGGCTGGAATACTGCAGGGGCCACTAgag gAACGAGGGGGAATAATGTCACTCACGGAGGTGTACTGTTTAGTAAACCGAGCTCGAGGAATGGAA ttGCTCTCACCAGAAGATTTGGTGAATGCATGCAAGATGCTGGAAGCGCTAAAATTACCTCTCAG GCTCCGAGTTTTTGACAGTGGTGTCATGGTAATTGAGCTTCAGAGCcacaaagaagaggaaatggtGGCCTCAGCCTTGGAGACA GTTTCAGAAAAGGGATCCCTGACATCAGAAGAGTTTGCTAAGCTGGTGGGAATGTCTGTCCTCCTAGCTAAGGAAAG GTTGCTTCTTGCAGAGAAGATGGGCCACCTTTGCCGAGATGATTCTGTGGAAGGCTTGCGGTTTTACCCAAATTTATTTATGACCCAGAGCTAA